Below is a window of Gossypium hirsutum isolate 1008001.06 chromosome A12, Gossypium_hirsutum_v2.1, whole genome shotgun sequence DNA.
TGTAGGCCGAGAGGGTTTAATGTTGAAGGCCCTCTGTATGCGCCTTGCTCATTTGGGTCTCTCTGCTCACTTCGTCTTCGACATGACTACTCCACCAATTACTTCCAAAGACCTTCTCGTAGCATCAGCTGGCCCTGGAGGGTTCTCCACTGTCGATGCTATTTGCTCGGTGGCACGGTCCCATGGTGGTAGAGTTTTGTTGCTGACTGCCCAGCCTGAAACGGGATCCAGTGTGAAGCATGCAAATGTGGTAGCGTATGTTGCAGCCCAGACTATGGCTGATGATGGCGGTGGGGAGAAATCAAGGGCATTGCTGCCTATGGGGAGTGTCTATGAGGGGGCCATGTTTGTGTTGTTTGAGATGGTGGTTTACAAATTGGGTGAGGTTTTGGGAGAGAGTCCTGAGGCCATCCGAGCTCGACATACCAATCTTGAGTGACAAAATCCCTGGTAGGTTCTGTATCTCCAATTTGAGTGACAAATTCCGTTTGAAGATCTGGTAGCTTTAGTTTTTGCTGTTGTTGGTTTTGTTGTAATGGTCCTAGGTTGTTCTGCATTTTTCTGCAAAACTTAAATCAATTGaaggtatatgtatatatatatataatcatatgagATAGTACTTTAATTTAGTATACATTGCCTGGTATGAAACTTGAAACAATTAAGATTATTGCAACTTGCTTTCATGAGTTATGGGTATCTATTGTGATGGAACCTTGTATTTTGGATAATAAATGATATATCAGCTTTCTGAAGACCCTCAAAAATACATTAGAAGCCTTCTCTCAGTCACCAGTAACTGTTTCATTTACAAATATTCTGTGAACAGGTTTCGATGCTCTAAATcctatgttacttggacttgAGTGTGAATATCGGATATATGCATATgttcaacatttttttttcatatattaggAATGTACTTGGAGGCTCATATCCGGATAGGTATTGGGCAGCATGGGTACTTTAGGGAGCACAATAGTTCAAGTCAATTATCCTGATCTTAATCATGTTTAATAAAAAAGAGAAACCTATGCTCTAACGAACTAGGTCATCTTGGGAGTTTTTATAGTAGGTAGCAGAGTAAGATCTAGCCTAAGATCAAACTTGACTGTTCATCAGCCATCTCAAATTCCTAACACCTGCCAATATTATATTTCTTCCTAAGAGAAAAAACTTTTAATCATAATTGATTACCAATGTTCTTGAGGTTACTGAAATTCACACTTTCATCAGCAATTGAAGTCTAATAAAAAGCTTTGCAGATACATTGATTACTTTAATGCTGTCCTAATTGAATTCTTATTAATTCAGACATTAATAGCTGTCTCACCCCCAAGAAACTCCAGGAGGCTTCTGTTAGGCCATTAGATAGGGATCTTAAGAGTGCTTGTGTTGAGCTTTGGATGTTGAAGGTTTATAATTTGACATGAATTTTACATGTAGGCATAATGGACCTATCATGTGGCATAAATGTTGCATCGTAACCATAAAAAAACCTATCCCAAATGGAGGAACAAATAGGACAGCTTGCTTTGATACCTGTTTGAATATTAAGAGAATAAGAACAATGAATCCTCAATATATTACAAGCTGGTAATATGTATAGCCACAACCGATTCTTCAGTAATGAAAGAGTCAAATGcaagttaaataataaaactatccctcttttatttttttgtgctAGCATCTATTAATTGCTTTTGAGTTGGGATATACGGAAAAGATTTACACCCTTCTTCTAGCTTTTCTTAGATGAAGTGCCGGTCTACTTCAATGTGCTTTGTCCTGTCATATTGAACCAGGTTATGAGCTATACTGATAGCAGCTTTGTTGTCACAGTGAAGTCTCATAGGTGGAGAGTTAAAAGCCTTTAGGTCTGAGCAATTTCTCAAACCATAGCAATCTTCTACCAGGTATTCCCTTCAAGTATTTAAGGATCCCATGAG
It encodes the following:
- the LOC107936852 gene encoding 3-hexulose-6-phosphate isomerase; translated protein: MDTGNGSMASLASQICNHIASIFSKPSIHPPALDLMVAELASIASQKGRVFLYGVGREGLMLKALCMRLAHLGLSAHFVFDMTTPPITSKDLLVASAGPGGFSTVDAICSVARSHGGRVLLLTAQPETGSSVKHANVVAYVAAQTMADDGGGEKSRALLPMGSVYEGAMFVLFEMVVYKLGEVLGESPEAIRARHTNLE